Below is a window of Candidatus Eremiobacteraceae bacterium DNA.
CGATGGAAAACTGATTGAATTGCAGATCAGAACGCCAAGTCAAAATGCATGGGCAAACATAGCGGAACGAACCTCAAGAGTTGTGGACCCTGCAATTAAGTATGGCGGGGGGCCCGCCGATATTCAAAGAAAGCTAAAGGTGTTCAGTGATAGTCTTCACACGTTAGACCTGGTTTATCAAGTTGCAACCGCCGCGTTACTCGCCAAGGATACTCCGCCGACGGCCCTAACGAGTGCGCTCTTGGCCCTATTTCCGCAAGATCAGGTAGGCGGGGGCGAACCCACGAAACGAAAGAACTATATTGACGAATTACAAGATTTAGCTCTAAGTAGGGCGATTGCTGACGGCGACGAACTTGTCGCCGAGGTCATCAGGATAAAGGGCTCATGACACACACACCCAAGGTGTTCTTAATAGTATACGATCGCGCCTCAAAGAAGCTAGTCACCTTTCGAGAGTTTGACTATGCGTCCAGAGATGAGGCGCAGAAGGAGCGCTTCAAAATTGAACTGGAGGCCGCACACTCCGGTAGCAAGATTGAAGCAGTTATCCTCGTTGCGAATTCGGAAGAAGAGCTAAAAAGCAGCCACAGCGGCTATTTTCAAAATGTCACGACGATTGTCACCTCGACGTCGTCAACACCCACTATTTGAGTTAGGTCGCTACCACGCGACTCATTTCAGCCACTTCGCCAACTGATCGGTTTCAACGTTTAGGACCAGAGCCTCCATTATCTGGCTCTCTGTAGTCGCTATGCCGCTGGCTCGAAGGTCGGCCTTGGCATAGCTGAGCCGGCGCTTCACCTCGGGCGAAATGTACAGGGTCGTCTTGACTTTTTCAACGGGTGCGGCCTTGCGAGGCTTCTTTGTTGCCATGCGGCGGAATACCCTGTGACGGGACGCTTACCCTTTGTGTTCTTAAGGCGAAAGGTTATGACGGCATAAATGGTGTAACGGCGTCGTCACTTGCGCCACTCGGCGCGAAAGGGGAGAATCAAATGCACGTATCGCGAACGATTGGCCGCGAAAGCAAACTTGATTGGTGGCGACCCGTTCAAGCGGTGATTAGACCGCTGCTCGAGCTTACGGCAGCGGTCATCGACAACCCACTAGTGCGATGGTGGTCGAGTTGAAGCAGACGTACAGGGATCACAAGTCGCCCTCTGGGTTCAGGTCTGAGTCGGCTTGAGGCTTCGGGTCTTTAATGCTGTGCGGCTCGCAAACCGGGCAGAGCAGCGTGAACTTTACGCCGGCGGCGGTCCTGGCCATCCCGTATTCCCAGCCGGCGGGCGGCTTCACCTCAATGCCGACAAAACTGGCGCGACACTTCAAAACGACCCTGCGGGAGTTGTGCGGGGCGCACCCACTGCATCCCGCACACTCACAGGTGTGCGATCGATTCAACATTTATTATCCTTTCAATAGACCCCCGAATTTTCGACGACGGACGGGAGTATCCATAGGTGAGCAATCGGCGCGTCCACGGCGAAGGCTCGATTCGCCAACTACGGAGCCAATCGATTTGAAGAACGAGGACGTCCTCACAACGTCAGAGGCCGCGCAAATGTTGGGCTGCGATGCGAAGACAGTTCGGGAAATGGGGCGCAAGAACCGGCTCAAGTGCTTCATGGTCGGCAGTCGCATGCGTTTCTTGAAGACCACGATCGAACGGTATATGGGGGTAATCCGGTGAGCAATCGACGGCGTGGACGCGGCGAGGGCTCCATCTCGCAACGCAAAGACGGCCGGTGGCGTGCGCGCCTTTCGCTTGGAGTCGGTAGCGATGGGCGCCGGATGCGTCAAGAAATCGTTGGCCGCACCAAGGCCGACGTCACGGACGAGCTCGTCCGGATGCGCGTGAAGTATTCCAAGCAGGGGCGCGTCGAGGCGCTCAAGACATCGATGAGCGATTACCTGACGGAATGGCTTGAGCGCAAAAAGGACGCGATCGCCTTCAAGACATACGAGTTATACGACGGCGCTATCCAGAAGCACATCGGCCCGATCGGACGGATCTCGGTTTCCAAGCTCACGACGGCCAATTTGGAATTCATGCTCGGACGCATGAAGACAAACGGCACCGGCGCCCGGATGAGGCAGATCGTCCGCGGTGTGCTATCTATGGCGCTTACCGAAGGCGTCGACCGTGGCATAATCGACCGCAACGTCTGCGCGCCTATCACGAAGGCCAAAGTCACCCCCAAGGCCATAAAGCCGCTGAATCGCGACCAGGCCCGCGCTCTACTGGCCGCCGCCGCGTCCGATCCGCTGGAGGCGCTCTATTGCCTCGCGGTGGCTACGGGAATGCGTCAAGGCGAGTTGTTGGCGCTTCACTGGTCCGACGTCGACTTCGCGGGCTCGCAAGTCTCGGTGCGACACACTCTTACTCGAATCGAGTCTGGGGAGCTCGTGAGGGGCGACACGAAAACCCCTGCCGGCCGCCGGTCGGTCGCGCTACCGGCCGTCGCCGTCGAATCATTGCGGCGACACCAACAGCGAGCGTTCGAAGACGGCAAGCGGGCTCATCCCTGGGTCTTCTGCGACGCCGCAGGGCAACCGCTTACCAAGGGATGGCTCGTCGTACAATCGTTCCAACCGCTTCTGAAGCTCGCCGGCCTGAGCCCGATCCGGTTCCACGACTTGCGCCACACGGCGGCCACGCTTCTTCTGGCCGATGGACAGCACCCGAAGATCGTTCAGGAAATGTTGGGCCACTCGAGCATCTCAATCACGCTAGACCTTTACTCGCACGTCACGCCTTCGATGCAGCGCGGGTCGGCTGACCGTATGAACGCGATACTAAGCGCGAGTTGACCGCCTTCATCTACAATGGGGGCGCTGTGGGGGTCACCGGGTCGAATGGCAAGGAAATGAAAAATCCGCAATCCCTTACGGAGCGGACTTTTCTTTGGTCGGGCCGACTGGATTCGAACCAGCGATTTCCTGCCCCCCAGACAGGCGCGATAACCAGGCTTCGCTACGGCCCGATGCCGTGGATATTGGGTTCTAGGCTTTTCTTGGCTTCTCCCACTTCTTCAGAGGGGCGTTTAGTGGGCCTGCGGGCTCTTCGTGAGCTCTTGACTATCTGAATTTCGATAGATCGACGGGCTCCGTGTAGCTCCTGCCGTATGGATCGGTGATCCGCAAGGTCGCTTTGAGCCCAGCGATGTCAGATCCACGCTTGGTCAGCGGGCGAAGGTCGAATCGATAAGCATTGTAGCCAAGCCAGCGCAGGACGTGACTTTTGTTCGCCAGGTTGTAAAAATCAATAGTCGGTCCAAAAATCGATTTCGAGATTGGCCTCAAAGTGCCGAAACCGCGGACATCCAATATCGGACCCGAGTACTTCGTTAAAAAATTCTGTTCGTCCGCATCCTTGCCTGCGCTATGTCCGACAACGACGACGTCGATGGAATACGGCGTCGCCGCACCTTGCAGATCCGTCGCCGTCGGTGCATGACCTTGAAAAGCCGCGACGTAGCTCGCGTAGCTCACACGTTCATAGGGCGTGCCGACGATGATAGCGTCGACCGAACCGTCTCCGGGCGCGATGGTCAGCGCGTCAGGTCTGGCGAATACCGTATACATCGAGACTGGAAATCCGTTGTGTCCAGCCGCCGACTCAAATCCGGCTTTCTCTGCGGCGAGCAAATCGGCGTTCGAAAGTTTGGGCTCGAACCCAGCGGCCATCGACGCCGATGAAGCGATCAACATCGCCGCCACCGCGATCCCCGGCCCAGGCCGGATATTCCTCATAGCGAGAAGATATAGATCGTGGCCGAGCCCGTCGCGCCTGGCCATATCGAACGCGACACATTGCCCGAGTCGGCGACGACATACTCTTTGCCGTGCTCACGATAAGCGACGACGCCGCCGGCCATCGCACCGGTCGTCTTAGACTGATACAATATCTTTCCGGATTTTGAATCGAACGCGAAGAACGTGCCGCCCATGTCGCCGGTGAATGTGACGCCGCCCGATGTCGGCGACACGCCGGCGAGCGCCGGTCCCGGTGTCTTGTCTTGCCACACGACCTTGCCGGTGTCTGCATTCAAGGCGGTGACCCAGCCGTGCGACAGGGCATACGGCCCGGGCACGAATGACCCGCCGAGGAAGAATTTACCCGCGACATAGCGCGCTTCACCCAGCACGTATTTGCCGCACCATTCATTTGATCCGACGATCACCTCGTTGCGGTCGAGCGCGTATGCGGGGCCGTTCCACTCGACACCCCCGACCCAACCGGGGCATACCTGAGATCCTTGGACGGTCGCTGCGGAATTTTGATTGAGGATGGTTCCGACCGCTGTTTTGAACACAACCGCATGCGTCGCTCGATCGAGGCCATAGACAAATCCATTTTTGCCGCCGAATACCACGAGGTTTTTCCCGGCCGCCGTCGTGATCAACATCGGCGCGGCGCCTAGATCGTAGTCGTGCACATCGTGCGGCACGAGCTGATAATACCATTTCAATTGTCCGCTTTTGGCATCGAGCACGACCAGCGAACATGTGTAGAGATTCGCACCCGGCCGGTAGTCGCCGGAAAAATCCGGCGCTGGATTTCCGACCGGCACGAATAACTCCCCGGTTTGCGGATCGAGCGTGTACGTCGTCCACGTCGAGCCGCCGCCGGTCGCGGCCGTGGACGCCTTGCCCCAGGTGTCGGCGCCCGCTTCCTTGCCCATCGGGATCAAATCAAAAGCCCAGACTTGATGGCCGTCGCTCGCGCCGAAGGCCATCATCCGTCCGCGAGCGCCCCAGTCGGCCCCAGCGATGCCGACGTAGACCGTGTCGTTCCACACGATAGGCGCTGCGCTCAGAAAATCGCCTTTGGTCGAGTCGCAAACGTTCACGTTCCAGAGCATCTTGCCGCTTGCCGCATCCAACGCGAGAAGATGGCAGTCTTGCGTGTCTCGATACAATTTGCCGCCGTCGAGCGCCACGCCGCGGTTGGTATTGAAGTTCAGCGGCGTCGCCGGCACGTACGTCGATTTCCAAATCGACTTGCAGTTGGTCGCGTCGATCGCGTAGGTCGTGTTGACACTTGTGAAATATAAAATGCCGTCGGCGATCACCGGACCAGCCTGAAATGCGCCGGTCTCGCCGGTTGGAAATCTGCAGGCGACCTTGAGGTTCTTCACATTACTGACGTTGATTTGGTTGAGATCTTGCCAGCGGTCGCCCGCGTACGATCCGTTGAACATGGGCCATCTCTCCGCCGTATCGAACGGAGTCGTCGCGGGCGAAGCTGCAGGGGCGCCGGCGCCGCCTTGATTTTGGCTGCAACCTGAAGAAACAATGATTGCGGCGACTGAAATGACACAGGCGCACGTTGCTGCACTAAGGCGGGCAATTCGCATAATCGCAGCATTACTCCACGGGCGACGCAATACGTAGGCGGTGCCGACATTTGATGCCCCGCCGCTTCTTTCCGTTGCCGCCCGGCTAGCCAGATTCGTTAGAAATCTTCCAGCCAGAGAGCAAGTATTACGAGGTCGAGCATTTCGCGGGCGCGAACGGTCCTGACCCCACTGCACTCCAGCGGAGACTTGGAGGTTCGCGTGTTTCCTGCACAGTTCGAGTATCGGCGCGCCCGATCCACTGAGGAAGCGCTGTCGGCACTAGCGCAGGCCGGCTCCGATGGCCGCATCCTCGCCGGCGGCCAGAGCCTGATTCCGGCAATGCGCTACCGGCTCGCGCAGCCGGCCGTCCTTATCGATATCAACCCCATTCAATCATTGGACTATCTGCGCGAGGCCGGCGGCAGCCTCGTCATCGGTGCGTGCGCGCGCGATTTCGCCCTCGAGACCTCGAAAATCATCGGCGAGCGATACCGCTTGATCGCGGACGCATCGAAGGTGATCGCCGACCCGGTTGTTCGCCAGATGGGCACGGTCGTCGGCAGCCTTTGCCACAACGACCCTGCGGGCGACTGGCCCGTCGTCGCGCTCGCGTCCCGCGCGCAAATCTTGGTTCGGGGCGCCAAAGGGGACCGCACGATCGCGATCGACGACTTCATCGTGGACTCGTTCGCGACCGCGGTGCAGGAAGGCGAGCTTGCCATCGAGGTGCGCATCCCCACACCGGGCGATCGCACGTCGGGCTCCTATCAAAAGATGGAACGGAAGGTCGGAGACTTCGCGACCGTTGCGGCCGCCGTGCAGATCACCCTTGCCGCCGACGGAAGCGTCGCCGACATCGGGGTAGCCGTCGGCGCCGTCGGACCGAAGGCGATGCGTGTCGCCGCGGCCGAGAAGCTGCTGAAGGGCGCGAAACCCACGAAAGAGTTGATCCGTGCCGCAGCCGAGGAGGCGACGAAGATCGCCGACCCCACGGCGGACAATCGCGGATCGGTCGAGTTCAAGAAGGCGATGAGCGGCGTGCTCTTGCGGCGGGCGCTTGAAGCGACGTTCGAGCGTCTAGGCGTCGGAGGACTAAAGTGATGAAGATCAACGTGAAAGTGAACGGCACGGCGTACGAACGCGATGTCGAGCCGCGGACATTGCTCGCTTACTTCTTGCGTGAGAACATCGGGCTGACCGGCACGCACGTCGGGTGCGATTCGTCGAGTTGCGGCGTGTGCGTGGTCGTCCTCGACGGCACGCGAGCCGTGAAATCGTGCACTATGTTCGCCGTCCAAGCCGACGGCCACGAGATCATGACTGTGGAAGGGTTGCTCAAAGACGCCAAGCTGCATCCGCTTCAGCAGGCGTTCTGGGATTGCCACGGTCTGCAATGCGGCTACTGCACGCCGGGCATGCTGATGACGGCTTATACGTTTCTCCAACAAAACCCGGACCCAAGCGAGCATGAGATCCGGGAAGGCATCTCCGGGAATCTCTGCCGTTGCACGGGCTATCAGAACATCGTGACATCGATCCAGCAGGCGGCCAAAGAAATGAAGGGCGCGAAGGCGCCCGCGACTCCGGCGGCTGCCGAAGCCGCGACGGCGTAGACGGGGGGAATGACGATGAGTGTGACAGAGCCGAACCGGCACGCGATGGGCGTCTCCATGAAGCGCAAAGAGGACCCGCGTTTCATCCAAGGTAGAGGTCGATACGTCGACGACATCTATCTGCCCAACATGCTGCACCTCGCGCTCGTGCATAGCCCGTATCCGCACGCGCGCCTGAAGAGCATCGATAAGTCCGCCGCGATGAAAGTGCCGGGTGTCCTTGCGGTGATCACCGGCGAAGATCTCGCCGGCGCGGGCCTGGCTTGGATTCCCACGTTCCACGGCTTCGACAAA
It encodes the following:
- a CDS encoding tyrosine-type recombinase/integrase, which translates into the protein MRQEIVGRTKADVTDELVRMRVKYSKQGRVEALKTSMSDYLTEWLERKKDAIAFKTYELYDGAIQKHIGPIGRISVSKLTTANLEFMLGRMKTNGTGARMRQIVRGVLSMALTEGVDRGIIDRNVCAPITKAKVTPKAIKPLNRDQARALLAAAASDPLEALYCLAVATGMRQGELLALHWSDVDFAGSQVSVRHTLTRIESGELVRGDTKTPAGRRSVALPAVAVESLRRHQQRAFEDGKRAHPWVFCDAAGQPLTKGWLVVQSFQPLLKLAGLSPIRFHDLRHTAATLLLADGQHPKIVQEMLGHSSISITLDLYSHVTPSMQRGSADRMNAILSAS
- a CDS encoding PQQ-binding-like beta-propeller repeat protein, with translation MFNGSYAGDRWQDLNQINVSNVKNLKVACRFPTGETGAFQAGPVIADGILYFTSVNTTYAIDATNCKSIWKSTYVPATPLNFNTNRGVALDGGKLYRDTQDCHLLALDAASGKMLWNVNVCDSTKGDFLSAAPIVWNDTVYVGIAGADWGARGRMMAFGASDGHQVWAFDLIPMGKEAGADTWGKASTAATGGGSTWTTYTLDPQTGELFVPVGNPAPDFSGDYRPGANLYTCSLVVLDAKSGQLKWYYQLVPHDVHDYDLGAAPMLITTAAGKNLVVFGGKNGFVYGLDRATHAVVFKTAVGTILNQNSAATVQGSQVCPGWVGGVEWNGPAYALDRNEVIVGSNEWCGKYVLGEARYVAGKFFLGGSFVPGPYALSHGWVTALNADTGKVVWQDKTPGPALAGVSPTSGGVTFTGDMGGTFFAFDSKSGKILYQSKTTGAMAGGVVAYREHGKEYVVADSGNVSRSIWPGATGSATIYIFSL
- a CDS encoding xanthine dehydrogenase family protein subunit M, with product MFPAQFEYRRARSTEEALSALAQAGSDGRILAGGQSLIPAMRYRLAQPAVLIDINPIQSLDYLREAGGSLVIGACARDFALETSKIIGERYRLIADASKVIADPVVRQMGTVVGSLCHNDPAGDWPVVALASRAQILVRGAKGDRTIAIDDFIVDSFATAVQEGELAIEVRIPTPGDRTSGSYQKMERKVGDFATVAAAVQITLAADGSVADIGVAVGAVGPKAMRVAAAEKLLKGAKPTKELIRAAAEEATKIADPTADNRGSVEFKKAMSGVLLRRALEATFERLGVGGLK
- a CDS encoding (2Fe-2S)-binding protein, producing the protein MKINVKVNGTAYERDVEPRTLLAYFLRENIGLTGTHVGCDSSSCGVCVVVLDGTRAVKSCTMFAVQADGHEIMTVEGLLKDAKLHPLQQAFWDCHGLQCGYCTPGMLMTAYTFLQQNPDPSEHEIREGISGNLCRCTGYQNIVTSIQQAAKEMKGAKAPATPAAAEAATA